A region of Arvicanthis niloticus isolate mArvNil1 chromosome 18, mArvNil1.pat.X, whole genome shotgun sequence DNA encodes the following proteins:
- the Chd9nb gene encoding CHD9 neighbor protein produces the protein MGCHSSKGTEVIEESQKPGDHLDGGEPKVEPGTEAVDYKDTSMEEGTPELKT, from the coding sequence ATGGGATGCCATTCCAGCAAGGGCACAGAAGTAATAGAGGAGTCCCAGAAACCTGGGGATCACCTTGATGGAGGAGAGCCAAAGGTGGAGCCTGGCACCGAGGCAGTGGATTACAAGGACACCTCAATGGAGGAAGGAACCCCTGAGCTGAAGACCTGA